A region of Salvelinus alpinus chromosome 6, SLU_Salpinus.1, whole genome shotgun sequence DNA encodes the following proteins:
- the LOC139579648 gene encoding uncharacterized protein: MDPCSNQTLTLAALGRPFSLGMLYDCRNDHLIPGLTLWDEEALRRDIITTDEPFTDFKVITSDSTADKYSVLNVNSSLKASCLAGLVKVEGSAKYLKDVKESQNQARVTLCYTTTKKNTHLSMNHLGQEHIKYKEVFREGIATHVVTGILYGANAFFVFDRDVSSDEDRKDIEGNFKVTLNSVPYVSIGGESALDMKNTSETKTEKFSCRFHGDVLLESNPVSFQDAMDTYKTLPQKVGEGVPVQVNLLPLKELEPTAAQMVRQISGSLVDQWQTALEDLRELEMRCNDAMRSEPVKYLKEIDAKVKTFKKLCFTEHLKTTLADLLPSIRGGEKEERVLSDFLKEQQEFHFNSNILSECMDRIEREINVVDRFLSMITEDYSQTCSTKIVTSKSGLDKEVLNSKVKRVVCFTFTSLGCEDPVLSALDSPSESTQALVQGKPDLTRWYHSDNIFDDMDKQAGLFKDFAEANKEDTQTRFLLASIPNKKQEGASIYLYENGSKRNEHFEPPSKPEKPTARDRTHNSVELELELLPPDRGAHDVTHYLIEHCIDEKDGWSSEKMSESHAAYTVSGLLPSTGYKFKYRAVCSLGLGPGSEVSDIIRTLPSCPPSKPEIKAYSSELMVYCPTPSVIGQGVKIQNYMVEHKEVPTEESEEEAEWMKRTSKDNVCIIAGLQSLTKYTVRVRYDCGEAGISKWSTPVIISTLLKTTGLADGVKEKSELKHSGSPSVYEIPMETIPPVGKVARLRFGEQSSRTRRTIYLVGDKDQVMALMINYILGVQWENGFRFKLPQNDEVSTMIYEINYQDGFQIPFSLTIIYDRQDKCRSLDLGQIGVNALCSVCDAAEFRDLDSRDCKEMKRWEKRRKMVNLLTHADGRQLFNHIDTEDIPVHFKFNLSAFTDQARRSHDYGDGVMMLRSRHDVMREIRDTMREMRSHPDMSLIMRHHPDMMVRRMMRHHPDMFWMIMMMNHPDMMRRIMMDHPEMMRRMMMDHPDMMRRMMMDHPDMMRRMMMDHPDMMRRMMMDHPDMMRRIMMDHPDMMRRMMRHHPDVMRRMIRRHPDKMRRMMMDRPDMMRRIMMDHPDMMRRMMRHHPDVMRRMIRRHPDKMRRMMMDHPDMMRRIMMDHPDMMRRMMRHHPDVMRRMIRRHPDKMRRMMMDHPDMMWRMMRHHPDMMRRMMRHHPDMMRRMIRHHPDMTEMMWCHNDGGDGDGDDDGDVDVVTAMVMMMEM; encoded by the exons ATGGATCCTTGCTCAAACCAAACTTTGACTCTAGCTGCACTGGGACGGCCCTTCTCCCTGGGAATGCTGTATGACTGTCGCAATGATCACCTCATTCCAG GCCTGACGCTGTGGGACGAGGAAGCACTCAGAAGGGACATCATTACAACAGACGAGCCTTTCACCGACTTCAAAGTCATCACATCTGACTCTACAGCTGACAAATACTCTGTGTTAAATGTGAACAGCTCTCTCAAAGCAAGCTGTTTGGCAGGCCTGGTTAAGGTTGAGGGATCAGCTAAGTATTTGAAAGATGTTAAAGAGTCTCAGAATCAGGCGAGGGTCACACTTTGTTACACCACCACTAAGAAAAACACTCACCTGTCCATGAACCACCTTGGGCAGGAACACATAAAGTACAAGGAGGTTTTTAGGGAAGGCATAGCTACACATGTGGTCACAGGTATACTTTATGGAGCAAATGCTTTCTTTGTGTTTGATCGTGACGTCTCAAGTGACGAGGACCGTAAAGACATTGAGGGAAACTTTAAAGTGACGCTTAATAGCGTTCCCTATGTTTCAATTGGGGGTGAGAGTGCTTTAGACATGAAGAACACTTCTGAAACTAAAACTGAGAAGTTCTCTTGTAGATTCCATGGGGACGTTCTCCTGGAAAGCAATCCTGTATCTTTTCAAGATGCCATGGACACCTACAAAACCTTGCCTCAGAAGGTAGGTGAGGGGGTTCCTGTGCAAGTGAATCTACTTCCTTTAAAAGAATTGGAACCCACTGCCGCCCAGATGGTTCGTCAGATTAGTGGAAGCTTAGTTGACCAATGGCAGACTGCGCTGGAAGACCTCCGTGAGCTGGAGATGAGATGCAACGATGCAATGAGAAGCGAACCTGTAAAATACTTAAAGGAAATTGATGCCAAAGTGAAAACTTTCAAAAAACTGTGTTTCACAGAGCATTTGAAGACTACTTTGGCGGACCTCCTTCCGTCTAttagagggggagaaaaggaagagagggTGTTGTCCGACTTCTTGAAAGAGCAGCAAGAGTTCCATTTCAACAGCAACATCCTCAGTGAATGTATGGATCGCATTGAGAGAGAGATCAATGTGGTTGATCGATTCCTAAGCATGATTACGGAGGACTACAGTCAGACGTGTTCCACCAAGATAGTCACATCGAAGAGCGGACTTGACAAAGAGGTCTTGAACTCAAAGGTGAAGCGTGTTGTATGTTTCACTTTCACCTCTCTGGGGTGCGAGGACCCTGTCCTGTCAGCTTTGGATTCCCCCTCTGAGAGCACACAAGCCTTAGTTCAAGGTAAACCTGATCTGACAAGATGGTACCACTCTGATAACATATTTGATGACATGGACAAGCAAGCTGGACTTTTCAAAGATTTTGCAGAAGCTAACAAAGAGGACACACAAACACGTTTCCTCTTGGCCTCCATTCCCAACAAGAAACAAGAAGGAGCCAGCATTTACCTTTATGAGAACGGATCCAAAAGAAACGAGCATTTCGAGCCTCCATCTAAACCTGAGAAGCCAACAGCACGTGACAGAACTCACAACAGTGTGGAGTTGGAGTTGGAGTTGCTCCCTCCTGATAGGGGAGCCCATGACGTCACCCACTACCTGATTGAACACTGTATTGATGAGAAAGATGGTTGGAGCAGCGAGAAGATGTCTGAATCCCACGCAGCCTACACAGTGTCTGGACTGCTTCCCAGTACAGGGTACAAGTTCAAATACAGAGCCGTGTGTTCCTTAGGCCTTGGTCCAGGCAGCGAGGTCAGTGACATCATCAGAACCTTGCCTTCCTGCCCTCCCAGTAAGCCTGAAATCAAAGCCTACTCCTCTGAACTCATGGTATACTGTCCAACGCCGTCTGTGATTGGACAAGGGGTCAAGATTCAGAACTATATGGTAGAACACAAAGAGGTGCCCACtgaagagagtgaggaggaggcaGAGTGGATGAAGAGGACTTCCAAAGACAACGTCTGCATCATCGCCGGACTGCAGTCACTCACAAAGTACACAGTGAGAGTCAGATACGACTGTGGTGAAGCTGGAATCAGCAAGTGGAGCACACCAGTCATTATCTCCACTCTCTTAAAGACCACAGGATTGGCTGACGGTGTGAAAGAAAAGAGTGAACTGAAGCACTCTGGCTCGCCGTCTGTTTATGAGATCCCCATGGAAACGATACCGCCGGTGGGTAAAGTAGCCAGGCTCAGGTTTGGAGAGCAGAGTTCCAGGACCAGGAGGACAATCTATCTGGTGGGAGACAAAGACCAGGTAATGGCTCTGATGATCAACTACATCCTGGGAGTTCAGTGGGAGAATGGGTTCCGTTTCAAGCTACCCCAAAATGACGAGGTATCTACAATGATATATGAAATCAATTACCAGGATGGATTTCagatccccttctctctcaccatTATCTATGATAGACAAGACAAGTGTAGATCATTGGATTTGGGCCAGATCGGGGTCAATGCTCTGTGCTCTGTGTGCGATGCGGCTGAGTTTAGGGATCTAGACTCTAGAGATTGTAAAGAAATGAAGAGAtgggagaagagaaggaagatGGTGAACCTGTTGACACATGCAGATGGAAGGCAACTCTTTAATCACATCGACACTGAGGACATTCCAGTTCACTTCAAGTTCAATCTGTCAGCGTTTACAGACCAGGCCAGGAGAAGCCATGATTATGGTGATGGAGTCATGATGTTGAGGAGTCGCCATGATGTGATGAGGGAAATCCGTGACACGATGAGGGAAATGAGAAGCCACCCTGACATGAGTTTAATAATGAGGCACCACCCTGACATGATGGtgaggaggatgatgaggcaCCACCCTGACATGTTttggatgataatgatgatgaatcACCCTGACATGATGAGGAGGATTATGATGGATCACCCTgagatgatgaggaggatgatgatggatCACCCTGacatgatgaggaggatgatgatggatCACCCTGacatgatgaggaggatgatgatggatCACCCTGacatgatgaggaggatgatgatggatCACCCTGACATGATGAGGAGGATTATGATGGATCACCCTGacatgatgaggaggatgatgaggcaCCACCCTGACGTGATGAGGAGGATGATCAGGCGCCACCCTGACAaaatgaggaggatgatgatggatCGCCCTGACATGATGAGGAGGATTATGATGGATCACCCTGacatgatgaggaggatgatgaggcaCCACCCTGACGTGATGAGGAGGATGATCAGGCGCCACCCTGACAaaatgaggaggatgatgatggatCACCCTGACATGATGAGGAGGATTATGATGGATCACCCTGacatgatgaggaggatgatgaggcaCCACCCTGACGTGATGAGGAGGATGATCAGGCGCCACCCTGACAaaatgaggaggatgatgatggatCACCCTGACATGATGTGGAGGATGATGAGGCACCACCCTGacatgatgaggaggatgatgaggcaCCACCCTGacatgatgaggaggatgatCAGGCACCACCCTGACATGACAGAGATGATGTGGTGCCATAATGATGGTGGTGACggcgatggtgatgatgatggagaTGTAGATGTGGTGACggcgatggtgatgatgatggagaTGTAG
- the LOC139579647 gene encoding cytolytic toxin-beta-like, with protein sequence MDTVSNRTLTLAALGRPFSLGMLYDCRNDHLIPGLTLWDQKALRRNIITTDKPFTDFKVITSDSTADKYSVLNVNGSLKASCLAGLVKVEGSAKYLKDVKESQNQARFILCFSTTKKNSQLAMNHLGQEHIKYKEVFSQGIATHVVTGILYGANAFFVFDRDVSSDEDRKDIEGNLKVMFKSVSDVSIGGESALDMKNTFETERFSCRFHGDVLLENNPVSFQDAMDTYKTLPQKVGDGVPVQVNLLPLKALDPTAAQMVHQISGSLVDQWQTALEDLSELEMRCNDAMRSKPVKYFKEMDAKVNTFKKLCFTEHLKTTLADLLPSIRGGEKEERVLSDFLKKQQEFRFNSNILSECMDRIEREINVIDRFLRIVTEDYSQTCSTKIVTSKRELDKEVLNSKVKRVVCFTFTSLGCADPILSALDSPSENTQALVPVKPDLTRWYQSVNVFDDMDKQAGLFKDFAEANKEDTQTRFLLASISNKEQEGASIYLYENGSKRNEHFEPPSKPEKPTARDRTHNSVTLELLPPDRGAHDVTHYLIEYCIDEKGGWSSEKTSESHAAFTVSGLLPSTGYKFKYRAVCSAGLGPDSEVSDIIRTLPSCPPSKPEIKAYSTELMVCCPMPSVIGQGVKIQNYVVEHKEVPTEESEEEAEWMKRTSKKNVCIIAGLQSLTKYTVRVRYDCGEAGISKWSTPVIISTLSKTTGLADGVKDKSELKYSGSPSVYEIPMETIQLVGKVARLRFGEQSSRTRRTIYLVGDKDQVMALMINYILGVQWENGFRFKLPQNAKVSTMIYEINYQDGFQIPFSLTIIYDRQDKCRSLDLGQIRVNALCSVCDAAEFRDLDSRDCKEMKRWEKEWKILNLLTHADGRQLFKHIDTEDIPVHFKFNLSAFIDQARRRHDDGDRAMMMSHHDVMRGIRENRMMMMSHHHYKTRRMKDYPDIICMMMRGPPDMRMMRRSHDHADDDNDDGGDDDDVDGDDGDNDDGHPQFEKMFWDADMGSMKRFFKTLLKMESSCSLKDLIG encoded by the exons ATGGATACTGTCTCAAACCGAACCTTGACTCTAGCAGCACTGGGACGGCCCTTCTCCCTGGGAATGCTGTATGACTGTCGCAATGATCACCTCATTCCAG GCCTGACGCTGTGGGACCAGAAAGCACTCAGAAGGAACATCATTACAACAGACAAGCCTTTCACCGACTTCAAAGTCATCACATCTGACTCTACAGCTGACAAATACTCTGTGTTAAATGTGAACGGCTCTCTCAAAGCAAGCTGTTTGGCAGGGCTGGTTAAGGTTGAGGGATCAGCTAAGTATTTGAAAGATGTTAAAGAGTCTCAGAATCAGGCGAGGTTCATACTTTGTTTCAGCACTACTAAGAAAAACAGTCAACTGGCCATGAACCACCTTGGGCAGGAACACATAAAGTACAAGGAGGTTTTTAGCCAAGGCATAGCTACACATGTGGTCACAGGTATACTTTATGGAGCAAATGCTTTCTTTGTGTTTGATCGTGACGTCTCAAGTGACGAGGACCGTAAAGATATTGAGGGAAACTTGAAAGTGATGTTTAAAAGTGTTTCCGATGTTTCTATTGGGGGTGAGAGTGCTTTAGACATGAAGAACACTTTTGAAACTGAGAGGTTCTCTTGTAGATTCCATGGGGACGTTCTCCTGGAAAACAATCCTGTATCTTTTCAAGATGCCATGGACACCTACAAAACCTTGCCTCAGAAGGTAGGTGACGGGGTTCCTGTGCAAGTGAATCTACTTCCTTTAAAAGCCTTGGACCCCACTGCCGCCCAGATGGTTCATCAGATCAGTGGAAGCTTAGTTGACCAATGGCAGACTGCGCTGGAAGACCTCAGTGAGCTGGAGATGAGATGCAACGATGCAATGAGAAGCAAGCCAGTAAAATACTTCAAGGAAATGGATGCCAAAGTGAACACTTTCAAAAAACTGTGTTTCACAGAGCATTTGAAGACTACTTTGGCGGACCTCCTTCCGTCTAttagagggggagaaaaggaagagagggTGTTGTCCGACTTCTTGAAAAAGCAGCAAGAGTTCCGTTTCAACAGCAACATCCTCAGTGAATGTATGGATCGCATTGAGAGAGAGATCAATGTGATTGATCGATTCCTAAGGATAGTTACAGAGGACTACAGTCAGACGTGTTCCACCAAGATAGTCACATCGAAGAGGGAACTTGACAAAGAGGTCTTGAACTCAAAGGTGAAGCGTGTTGTATGTTTCACTTTCACCTCTCTGGGGTGCGCGGACCCTATCCTGTCAGCTTTGGATTCCCCCTCTGAGAACACACAAGCCTTAGTTCCAGTTAAACCTGATTTGACAAGATGGTACCAGTCTGTCAATGTATTTGATGACATGGACAAGCAAGCTGGACTTTTCAAAGATTTTGCAGAAGCTAACAAAGAGGACACACAAACACGTTTCCTCTTGGCCTCCATTTCCAACAAGGAACAAGAAGGAGCCAGCATTTACCTTTATGAGAACGGATCCAAAAGAAACGAGCATTTCGAGCCTCCATCTAAACCTGAGAAGCCCACAGCACGTGACAGAACTCACAACAGTGTGACGCTGGAGTTGCTCCCTCCTGATAGGGGAGCCCATGACGTCACCCACTACCTGATTGAATACTGTATTGATGAGAAAGGTGGATGGAGCAGCGAAAAGACGTCTGAATCCCACGCAGCCTTCACAGTGTCTGGACTGCTTCCCAGTACAGGGTACAAGTTCAAATACAGAGCTGTGTGTTCAGCCGGCCTTGGTCCAGACAGCGAGGTTAGTGACATCATCAGAACCTTGCCTTCCTGCCCTCCCAGTAAGCCTGAAATCAAAGCCTACTCCACTGAGCTCATGGTATGCTGTCCAATGCCGTCTGTGATTGGACAAGGAGTCAAGATTCAGAACTATGTGGTAGAACACAAAGAGGTGCCCACtgaagagagtgaggaggaggcaGAGTGGATGAAGAGGACTTCCAAAAAGAATGTCTGCATCATCGCCGGACTGCAGTCCCTCACAAAGTACACAGTGAGAGTCAGATACGACTGTGGTGAAGCTGGAATCAGCAAGTGGAGCACACCAGTCATCATCTCCACTCTCTCAAAGACCACAGGATTGGCTGACGGTGTAAAAGACAAGAGTGAACTGAAGTACTCTGGCTCGCCGTCTGTTTATGAGATCCCCATGGAAACGATACAGCTGGTGGGTAAAGTAGCCAGGCTCAGGTTTGGAGAGCAGAGTTCCAGGACTAGGAGGACAATCTATCTGGTGGGAGACAAAGACCAGGTAATGGCTCTGATGATCAACTACATCCTGGGAGTTCAGTGGGAGAATGGGTTCCGTTTCAAGCTACCCCAAAATGCCAAGGTATCTACAATGATATATGAAATCAATTACCAGGATGGATTTCagatccccttctctctcaccatTATCTATGATAGACAAGACAAGTGTAGATCATTAGATTTGGGCCAGATTAGGGTCAATGCTCTGTGCTCTGTGTGCGATGCGGCTGAGTTTAGGGATCTAGACTCTAGAGATTGTAAAGAAATGAAGAGATGGGAGAAGGAATGGAAGATTCTGAACCTGTTGACACATGCAGATGGAAGGCAACTCTTTAAACACATCGACACTGAGGACATTCCAGTTCACTTCAAGTTCAATCTGTCAGCGTTTATAGACCAGGCCAGGAGAAGACATGATGATGGTGACAGAGCCATGATGATGAGTCACCATGACGTGATGAGGGGAATCCGTGAGaacaggatgatgatgatgagtcaCCACCATTACAAGACGAGGAGGATGAAGGATTACCCTGACATTATTTGTATGATGATGAGGGGTCCCCCTGacatgaggatgatgaggagaagCCATGATCAtgctgatgatgataatgatgatggtggtgatgatgatgatgttgatggtgatgatggtgacaaTGATGATGGCCATCCTCAGTTTGAGAAGATGTTCTGGGATGCAGATATGGGGAGTATGAAGAGGTTTTTCAAGACCTTGTTGAAAATGGAGAGCTCATGTTCGCTCAAAGACCTGATTGGTTGA